The segment CAACGTCACAATTTCACCATCGCGGATGACCCCGGTTGCATTTTTCACACCCACTAACACAGGAATGCCTAACCGCAAGCCAATCACCGCTGCATGGCTCGTGAGGCTACTATCTTCTGTGACAATCCCTGCCGCTTTGCGAATCGCATCAATATGCTCTGCCGTTGTACTCGGTGCAACTAAAATCTCACCCGAATGAAATTGGTGGATTTCCCGAATGGTGGAAGCTAACCGGGCGCGACCACTGACTGATCCCTGTCCGATTCCTACACCTTTGCCACGGACTGCTGTGACGACTTCAACTTTGATTAAATCAGTCGAACCCGCGACCCCCTGAAGTGTTCCAGCCGTGAGAACGACTAGATCTCCTTCAGACACCATGCCTTTTTCTTGTGCCACGTTCAATGCCGCTTGGAAGGTCTGACCTGTAGAAGGCAAATCTAGAACGAGTAAAGGTTTTACGCCCCAAACAAGTTGCATCTGCCGTGCTACATCTACGTGCGGCGTAATTGCCAAAATCGGAGTTCTCGGACGGAATTTTGACACGTTCCGCGCTGTCGCTCCGGTCTTCGTCAGGGACATAATTGCGGCTGCATCTAGCTGCATCGCAATATTACCGACCGCTTGACTGATCGCATTCGGAATCGATCGACCTGTATTTTCCAACAGTTTTTGAGAATGCTCTTGCTCGATCCGAATTGCGATCGTTGCCATTTGCGAAACTGCTTCGATCGGGTATTTCCCAACAGCGGTTTCATTCGACAACATCACTGCATCTGTGCCGTCTAAAATCGCATTCGCCACGTCCGAAATTTCTGCACGAGTCGGGCGAGGACTGCTCACCATACTGTCAAGCATTTGAGTCGCAGTAATCACCGGAATCCCTAAACGATTCGCCGTTTTGATCAACCGCTTTTGCAAAATCGGCACATCTTCAGCCGGAAGTTCAACGCCCAAATCGCCCCGCGCGACCATGACTCCATCTGAGATCGAGAGAATCGCTTCCATTTGCTCGATCGCTTCGTGCTTTTCGATCTTCACAATTACTGGAACAGACTTACCTGCACTGGCGATCAGTTCTTTGATCTCCAAAACATCTTGAGGATTGCGCACAAAGCTCAATGCCACCCAATCCACACCTTGATCCAAGCCAAAGACCAAATCTTTGCGGTCTTTATCGGTTAAAGCTTTGATCGAGAGGTAAACGCCAGGGAAATTCACCCCTTTGTTGTTAGAAAGCGGACCACCGACAACGACTCGACAATGCAGCGATCGATCAGCTTGATCGACTTTTTCTACCTTCATTTCGACTCTGCCATCATCAAGCAGAATCGTTGCGCCTTCAGGAACTTCTTCGGAGAGCTGATCATAAGTGACTGAGCTAATCTCTTGAGTTCCGGGAACGGTGCGACTGGTGAGGATGAAGGGATCGCCTTTTTTCAGCGTAATTGGACCATTCTCGAAGCGCCCAAGTCGAATCTTTGGTCCTTGTAAGTCCTGTAAAATCCCGACGGGCTGATTCAATTCAAAGGAAATCTGCCGAATTAAGCGAATGCTTCGGAGATGGTCATCGTGCGTTCCGTGGGAAAAGTTGAGGCGGAGTGTTGTTGCACCCGCTTCAATGAGGTCGCGCAAGACTTCGGGACTACTGGTTGCAGGACCGATCGTAGCGACAATTTTAGTTCGACGGTGGGAAGATGGCAGCGGCATGTACGGTGAACAACTCTATAGACGATCAAATAAACCAAACCTGCTTTCTCCGTTCGTCGAAAAGCAGTAAGACCCAGGACGTTCAAAATGCTGATCTAGGGCACTTGGGATACTACCACGTTTAGGTCGATCTCAAAATGGCATCCAGACAGAGATTGACGAAGACTTTAAGCAAAATGTTACACAAGGCACAGACAATTGCTTACAAAACATATTGTTGGTCGCGTTCAGCCTGACAACTCATGAATAAACTAAAACAATTGCAATCAAAGAAAAAGAGAAGCAAAAGATCGAAACCTCAAATCTACGGATCACTTCATCGTTAAAATGGTTACGATTTATAACTCGTCTTAATCCTTAAACGAACTTCGAAAAGTTTTATTCTGTCCCCTTGCCCATTTTTCTTGACCAATGTCAGAAATCATTGAAATCGACGGTAAAAAGTTTGTTCCGGCTGAAGAGTTGCCCATTCCAGAGTGGGCTTCTGTGTTGAATGAGCGCCCCCAACCCATTTTGACGCTCAAAGATGATGATCTGTTTCTACTCACGGATACGTTTGGCAACATTGGCGGCTCCTCAGATGAGGGACGCAGTAGCGGTTTAGGATTGTTTTGTCATGATACGCGCTTTCTGAATCGGTTAGAGTTTCAGATCGATGGTCGCCCTCCCATTTTGCTGAGCAGCACGGCAGAAAAAGGATTTGTACTATCTGTGCTGTGTACGAATCCTCGCATTGACGATCGCATTCCTGCTGAAACGATCGGGATCAAACGCGAATTGGTGCTAAATGGAGGACTCTTTGAGGAGATCGAGATCGCGAACTATAGTACCGAACCGATTGAGTTTGAATTAAGTCTTAGCTTTGATGCAGACTTTATTGATTTGTTTGAGGTACGGGGCTTTGATCGATCTCAACGCGGCACTCTGCTTCGACATTTACCCGTCGAGATGACCAAACCTGTTGAAGAAGTTGAGTCAGATCCGGATTCGTTTGAAGCGCCAGAAACGGCTCAGGTTGAACTGACTCTGGCATATCAAGGGTTAGATGGCTCGGTTTTAGAATCCCGAATCGACTTC is part of the Leptolyngbya boryana PCC 6306 genome and harbors:
- the pyk gene encoding pyruvate kinase encodes the protein MPLPSSHRRTKIVATIGPATSSPEVLRDLIEAGATTLRLNFSHGTHDDHLRSIRLIRQISFELNQPVGILQDLQGPKIRLGRFENGPITLKKGDPFILTSRTVPGTQEISSVTYDQLSEEVPEGATILLDDGRVEMKVEKVDQADRSLHCRVVVGGPLSNNKGVNFPGVYLSIKALTDKDRKDLVFGLDQGVDWVALSFVRNPQDVLEIKELIASAGKSVPVIVKIEKHEAIEQMEAILSISDGVMVARGDLGVELPAEDVPILQKRLIKTANRLGIPVITATQMLDSMVSSPRPTRAEISDVANAILDGTDAVMLSNETAVGKYPIEAVSQMATIAIRIEQEHSQKLLENTGRSIPNAISQAVGNIAMQLDAAAIMSLTKTGATARNVSKFRPRTPILAITPHVDVARQMQLVWGVKPLLVLDLPSTGQTFQAALNVAQEKGMVSEGDLVVLTAGTLQGVAGSTDLIKVEVVTAVRGKGVGIGQGSVSGRARLASTIREIHQFHSGEILVAPSTTAEHIDAIRKAAGIVTEDSSLTSHAAVIGLRLGIPVLVGVKNATGVIRDGEIVTLDMQRGLVYSGSSGATQTDAALSV